A window of Marinobacter sp. es.042 genomic DNA:
CACATCCGCCTACATCTGGTACCAGAACGGTGCCTTCTACAATCATTCTCGTGTCGGCCCGATCGAGAGGATCGCAGACCTGGCCGGTCTTGACGTGGTGACCTTCCGCGAAGGGGTCGATGTGCTGGGAATCAGCGACAACGTGCCCGAGTTCGCCTCCCTCACCGAGATCGCCGATCAGACCATTCACTCCCGGCTACTGTTTATGGGCCGTGTCGATGCGATCCTGGCCGACGGATTCGTGGTCGCGGAAGTGAATCGTAGAATCTTCAACGAAAAGCGCCGTGGTGAAAGCTGGCCCTCGCAGTCTGATGCTTTTCGTTTCGCGCCAATCTTCAACCCGGCGCCGCACAAGATGGTTTTTCGGGACGCCGCACTCGCGGCTGCTTTTGATCAATGCTTCGACGACGTGCGCCAGTCGGGTGTGATTGGTCGCATCAATCAGAAATACATCGACAAGTATCAGAATGTACTGCGCTTCAGATACCTGGGGCGTTAAGGACAGGCTCCTGAAGACATGAGCCTGGCGATTCAAAGCCGTCGCAATGGTTTTTTAGTGGGTAACTTTTTCGGGAGATCTCGCTTTCGGCTTATCGGAAGCCGATTTCCTTTTTGACGGTTGCCTTGGTTTCCTGGCTACCGGGGCTGGCGGTGCCGGCTCGTTGCGCAAGTAAGCCCCGGGCGCCGGTTCAATCACCGGCAGATTGCCCTCTCCCGGAATGCGAGCCTTAACCTCACCGCCACCGAACTGCTCGGCCCAAGCCACCCAATCTGGCCACCAGGAACCTTCAAACTGCTCGGCACCTTTCAGCCATTCCTCTGGATTGGCCGGGTTGTCTTCGTTGAGGCGATAACCGTACTTCTTTTTCTCGGGCGGATTGATGATGCCGGCAATGTGCCCTGAACCGCCGAGGACAAAACGCAACGGGCCGCCCAGGTTACGTGCGCCTTTGTAGCAGGAGATCCAGGGTGCGATGTGGTCCTCAATCGCAGATGCAAAGTAGGCGGGGGCCTTCACCTTTCTCAAATCGATCGGTGTACCCGCCAGTGTAATACCCCCGGGCTCACGCAGCCGGTTGTTCAGGTACATATTGCGGAGGTAAAAGCTGTGCATGGCCGCTGGCATGCGGGTGGCGTCCGAGTTCCAGTACAACAGGTCAAAGGGCGCAGTGTCGCGGCCGAGAAGGTAATTATTGACGAAAAAAGACCATATCAGACTGTTGGCCCGCAGCATGTTGAAGGCCGTTGCCATGGAAGCGCCTTCAAGATAGCCCTGTTTGTTCATGGCCTTCTCGATTTTGGCAATAGAGTCCTCGTCGATGAAGACTTCGAGATCGCCGACTTCCGAGAAATCCATCATGCTGTTGAGAAACGTCGCGCTTTTTACGCGATCATCCCCGCGAGCCGCCAGCCAGGCCAGTGTGCAACCAAGCAGGGTGCCACCAATGCAGTATCCCACCGTGTTGATTTCTCGCTCACCGGTTGCCTGTTCAATGGCATCCATCGCGGCGACCGGACCTTCGAGCATGTAGTCTTCAAAGGTCTTGTGTGCCAACTCCGGGCCGGGATTTACCCAGGAAACCACAAACACGGTGTGGCCCTGTTCCACCCAATAACGGATGAAGGATTTTTTCTCGCCAAGATCGAGGATGTAATACTTGTTGATCCAGGGCGGTATCACCAGTAAGGGCCGGCGATGGACGGTCTCGGTGGTCGGCCGGTATTGGATGAGTTGCATCAGGTCGTTCTGGAACACCACGTCGCCAGGTGTGTTGGCCAGATTGTCGCCCACTTCAAACGCATCCGGATCGGACATGCGGAAAGGCATCGGGCCCTTGCCCTCGTCCAGATCACGCAGCAGGTTGGCGAGGCCTCGCAGGAGGTTCTTGCCTCGTGTCTTGACGGTTGTGCGCAACACTTCCGGATTGCTCAGAATGAAGTTGCTGGGTGCGAGGGCGTCGGTCATCTGGCTGGTGAAAAAACGGACTTTCCGTCTATCGTGATCATCCAGATCCCGGACATCGTCGATGGTGTCCATAACCCAGCGACTTGACAGTAAATACGCCTGCTTGAGGGCGTTGAAGGCGATGACGTCGTTCCAGGCCTGGTCACGGAAGCGACCGTCGCCAGGCTCGGGTTCGGCTACGGTCAACGGTTTCTTGCCAATACCGCTGGCCAGAATGCCAGACCAGAACAGACTGGTGTCTTTGAGCAGCCGCATCTGTGCAAACAGAAGCGTGTCTGGCTGGGTAGCAAGCTTGCCGGTCAGCGTCACGAAGGGCCTGGTCATGCTGCCTACGCTGGCCGGATTGGGTGGGCCACCGCGCAAACGCCGCATTATGGAGCGCTTGAGCAGGTGACCACCATGGACACCCACTCGCGCCAGAGAGCGGCTTACCACATTGGGTTCGAAGTCAGGCGTTGATTGCTTTTTTATTGGTTTGTCAGCCATTTTTTCGCCTTCTGTCTTTCAGGTGTTACATGTAAACGCCGCCGTTAACGTTGATCTGCTGGCCGGTGATGTAATCGCCTTCTGCGGCCAGGAAGACCACGGCGCGGGCAATTTCCTCCGGCTTGCCAAAACGACCCATCGGAACCCTGGCAATGATCTGTTCACGGATATTTTCCGGGACCTGGGCCAGCATTTCGGTTTCAGTGAAGCCCGGGGCAATGGCATTGACCGTGATGTTGTACTTTGCCATTTCCAGTGCCAGGGTCTTGGTAAACGCAATAATGCCCCCCTTGCTGGCCGCATAGTTGGCTTGCCCGAAGTTGCCCGCCTGCCCGACGAAAGACGTGATGTTGATGATGCGACCGTATTTCTGATCCATCATGATCTTCAACACTTCGGAGCATGTGGCGTAGACGCTGCCCAGATTGGTGTCGAGAACGTCGTTCCAATCATCGTCGGTAAGCTTCTTCATGGACTTGTCTTTGGTGATGCCGGCGTTGTTCACGAGGATATCGATGCGGCCCCACTGTTCCTGAACCTGGCGAACCAGGCTGCGCGCTTCCGGCATTTTTGACAGGTCTGCTTTGAAGGAGAGTGCCCGTACGCCGGTTGCCTCAATTTCTTTGGCGACTTCTTCGCCTTCAGACTGGCGTGAACGGTAATTGATGGCGACGTCGGCACCGCGTTGGGCAAGTTGCAGTGCGATGTGACGACCGATGCCGCGTGAGGCACCGGTTACGAGGGCGACCTTGCCCTTGAGGTCTTGCATGACATCCTCCCTGGAGCGATAGCTCGCTTTGAGTGTTAATTTTTATTATCGATAACCTCATTCAAGCTAGCAGAGCACCTGAGTCGCGACAAGAAAATGTGATTCCCGTCACGCTTCCCGTATGAACGTCTTGAGCCGAGGCGCAATGGATTCGCGCCATTGGCTGCCGTTGAAGACGCCGTAGTGGCCAACCCCCTTTTGCAGATGGTGCAGACGCCTGGCATCCGGGATGTTCACGCACAGGTCGTGGGCGGCCCGGGTCTGTCCTGGACTGGAAATGTCATCTTTCTCGCCTTCGATTGTCATCAATGCCGTGTTTTCAATGGCGGCCGGGTTCACTTTTCGGCCCCGGTGCATGAAGCAACCCCGGGCAAGGTGGAACTCCTGAAAGACACGTTGGATAGTGTCGAGGTAGTAAGTGGCCGGCAGATCCATGACAGCGAGGTACTCGTCGTAGAACTCACGATGGCGCCTGATTTTCTCGACTTCCTTATTCCGCATGGACTTGAACAGGCCCCGGTAGGCGTCAACGTGGCGGTCGAAGTTCATGTTCACGAAACCGGTCAGCTGCAGAAAGCCGGGATAGACTTTCCGCATGGCTCCCGGATAAGGCGCGGGCACAGGGTGAACCAGATTGCGCCGGAACCACGCCAGATTGTGTTTAGTGGCCAACTCGCATGGCGCGGTGGGGTCGACGCGTCCATCTATGGGGCCGCTCATCAGGGCGAGTGAGCGTGGTGTCGCGGGGTTATTATCCTCGGCCATGATGGCGGTAGCAGCGAGCACTGGCACGACTGGTTGGCAAACCGCCAATACATGAGTGTCCGGCCCAAGCTCTTCAATGAAATCGATCACGTAGTCGATATAGTCGTCCAGCCCAAAGTCGCCCGCGGAGAGAGGAACCCTGCAGGCATCACGCCAGTCGGTGATGTAGACGTCGTGGTCTGGCAGCATTTCCTTCACAGTGCCGCGCAGCAGTGAGGCAAAGTGCCCGGACAAGGGCGCAACGATCAGGAGTTTCGGGTCATCGGGGCGAGATACGCTGCGCTGGAAATGCTTGAGCTGGGCAAAGGGTTTGCGTTTGACGATGACTTCACTGATGTCGACCTCCTCCCCATCGCACACCGTTGTGTGCAGATTGAAGGCCGGTTTCGGGTAGCGTCGGGTCAGGTCGCCGAACACGCCGTAGGCGGAAGCAATACTGCGAGCGCCAGGTAAGCGGGACAAAGGGCTGAGAGGATGCCTGAGCAATTTGCTCTGTGCGTCTGTCATCATGCGCAAGGGCATCAGCGCGGCACGGCTCATTTCATGGGCAAAATACATCATGATACTGTCCTGCTTGAGTTATGGAGTCCGGAAGTCAACGCAAAACTCAACAGCCATCGATTTCCGCGCTCGATCTTTGATACCCGATGCTCATAGAGATCCGGGCGAAACAGATACAATCTTCCAAAAAGGTTGAAAATATTCTTGTCGCAGATGAATTCGCCACCGGCTTTGGGTTTCGCCAGAACCCAATTGAGTTTGTAGAGCCGGCCCTCGGAAACCATGTCCACGTGCGGCCCTACCTTGTGGCCTTCTGGATATCGGACCAGGTATATATTCAGGCGTCTGGAATGAAAGAGAATCCGGGTTTTTACTTTTGCAGGCATGGTAGTGGCATACGCTCTAACAGAATCGCTATCAGCAGTTTGCGCGCTGTGCGGCCCGTTGGTCAATTATGGCCGGGAACTCGCTCGTACAAAGATGAGGATTTGAACTGATGGCCAGAGCATCAGGTGGTCGCAAGCTTTTGCGATGGTTTTTGCTGCTATGCGCTGGCGCTATCGTGCTGGTGCTGTTGGTGGTTCTGATGTTCCGGTTCGTAAATCCACCCACCTCGGCCTTCATGCTGGGTTATCAGCTTCAGGGCGCGAACAAATCCCTCGCCCACGAATGGGTGCCCATGCGCGAGATCTCTCCCTGGATGCCGCTGGCGGTGGTTGCCAGCGAGGACCAGCGATTCCCGCACCATATCGGCGTGGATTTTGAGGCGGTTCGCCAGGCGCTCTCGGAGTATCGCGCCGGCGACGGGCTTCGAGGAGCCAGTACCATCACCCAGCAAACGGCCAAGAACCTCTTTCTCTGGAACGGTCGCAGTTTCATTCGCAAGGCCATCGAGGCGGGGTTGGCGCTTGTAATAGACGGCCTCTGGTCAAAACAGCGGGTACTGGAAGTTTATCTGAATATTGCCGAGTTTGGCCCCGGAATTTATGGCGTTGAAGCCGCCAGCCAGGCCTACTTCGGCAAGCCTGCCCGTCACCTTACCGAGTACCAGGCCGCGCTGCTCGCGGCCGTACTCCCGAATCCGAAAGTCCTGCGGGTCAATTCGCCATCGTCGTATGTTATGGAGCGAGTGGCCTGGATTCGGGGCCAGATTGCACAGCTGGGTGCTGGATACCTGCGAGATCTCTAGTCTTGCAGATGAGCAGATTTATTGGCGTGACCCCTAGCGCGGACTCGTTGATACTAGGGGTATTGCAGGACCACTTATTTTTAAAGGATTGCACGAATGTCTCTCTTCCCCGACGACAACGGCGAGAACGATCTGTTCATGTCACGAACCGACCCGGAAAACCCGCTGGGCACCCATGCCCCCTACAGTTTCGAGTTGGAAGGCAAGATCTGGCCAACCGTGGAACACTATTTCCAGGGAATGAAGTTCACCGACGACAACCGCCAGGAAAAGGTGCGCAACGCCGATACTCCCGGTAAGGCAGGAAAGCTTGGGCGCAAGCGCCACAAGAGCCTGCGTCGGGATTGGAAACAGGTGCGCGAAACCGTTATGACGCGGGGGATCTACGTGCGTTGCCGAACCCACCCCGAGCTGGCGGAGGCTCTGCTGGATACCGGCGATACGAAAATTGTTGAAAACAGTAATTTCGATTATTTCTGGGGTTGTGGCCGGGATCGGCGGGGTGAAAACCGGTACGGGAAAGTGTTGATGAATGTGCGGGCGAAGTTGCGGGAAGAGCAAGAATCCGCGAGCTGATCCCTGCAGATCGGTGCTATTTTTTACGGTTAGGCATGTAGCTATTTTGGACGTGTTTTCTTGCGAAGAAGGTCAGTTCGTATAAAGTATAGGTGTGGGCACGTCGTTCTTTCTAGCCAACCCAACAAAGAGCCTTGCAGGGAAGATTTGGCTTTTGCAACCCATCAAGCACGGACGGTAACCGAGATTCTGGTCTTGAACGTTTATCGTCAACCAGCCTTATTTCCGCTTGTTGTGGGCCTGCTCTACTATCTGGGTGCCTGGGTTGGTGTTCATTATGCTGCTCTGGAGAGCGGTATCGTGGTGCTTTGGCCGCCGAACGCCGTACTGCTCGCAGCGCTGCTGAGTCAGCCGAGGAGCCGCTGGTGGCTATTTGTCCTTGTTGTTATGGCTGCAGAGGTTGCGGCCGATATCTCGGTATTTTCTCTATTCCACGCGCTGCTATTCGGCACTATCAACATCGCCGAGTGCGTGCTTGCCGCCAGCCTGATTCGGTGGTTTCTTGATCGAAATCTCGATTGGAGTGAGCCCAAGGACCTGAGTCTCTTTCTGATTACCGTCTTTTTTATTGCGTCGCCTCTCGCCGCACTCGGTGGGGCGTCGATCTACTTTTTCCTGCTGGAAAGAGATACTCCCTTTCTGACGTTGTGGCGGCTTTGGTGGGTCGGAGACGCGACCGGCTTAATCATCTTGACGCCTTTTCTGCACATGATTTTCAGTTCGGGCCTTTTGAAACAAGCGGTCAACAGTAACTGGCGTGTACGTCTGGAACTTGTTGCCGCGTGGGTAATCGGCCTCATAGTCTGTTACCTGATTTTTATGTTTGACCTGGCTTCGGAGGATTACCTGGCGCTGTCCCCTCTGGCAGTTGTCGTGGCGCCCGCATGGGTTGCTGTCCGTTTTGGGCCGTTCGCCGGTTACCCTCTGGCTACAGCCGTGGCAATGTTCGTTGCTTTTGCCTCTGCTTCGGGAGTTGGCCCTTTTGTTGGTGAACCACAGGACCACAGCGCCTTATTGACTCAGGAATTTATTATCATTTTTACCGTCCTATTGCTTTTCGTCGCTGCCTTCGTGGACCAGAACCGTCGAAAATCTGGCGAGCTCAAAAAAGCTCTGGTAAAAGTCCAGCACCTGAACCAAGAACTGGAAGAAAGAGTCCAGCAGCGCACTCAGGAGCTATCCGATGCTAATCAACAACTCCAGGCACTTGCACTTACAGACGAACTGACGGGCATCCCCAACCGACGACGGATGCGAGTGCTGGGGGAAGAAGAGGCAAGGCGCAGCGAACGATCGGGCAGGCCTTTCAGCGTGATGCTGATGGATATCGATCACTTCAAGCAGGTTAATGACCAGCACGGGCACGCGGTTGGTGATGAATGCCTCAAAGCCTTTGTCCGAGCCATTTCACCTTCTCTGAGATCTATTGATCGCTTTGGGCGCTGGGGTGGAGAAGAGTTCATGATTGTCGTGCCGGATTCCGATCATGTGGATCTTCTTAGCCTCAGTGAAAAAGTGCTCGAATGCACGCGGGATATCGTGGTTGACGTCGATAATCAGAAAGTAGGCTTTACAGTATCGATCGGTGTTGCCGAGTGGCACCACGCCACCTTTGATAAACTGGTGTCGGAGGCCGACGATGCTCTCTACCGGGCAAAAGCAAAAGGCAGGGATCGCGTAGAGATCAACTTGCGGGGCCTCCGTGTGACCGAGTAGCAAGGCGGCAGTGGGCTAGGTGCTAAGATTCAGGCCCATTTCCCAGAAGTCAATCTCAAGCCGGGTGGCGTCGCTAAAAATCCGGCTCAGCTCTTTGAAGCGGGCAGGGGAGACATGGGCCAGTCGCTCGTTGAGCCACTCAATCTCGGCCTGCATGGCTTCCTGGAACTCCTCGCTTTCATACATCGCTATCCAGGCGTCATAGGGATTGCTGTCGCCTCGGATAGTCTCCGCTCGGCTGTTAAGCCAGTTGGCGATTTCACCGTATCCCACCATGCATGGTGACAGGGCGACGTGCAGATCCAGAAGGTCGCCGCGGTTGCCGGTATCCAGAACGTAACGTGTGTAGGCCAGTGTGGCCCGGGCTTCCGGCAGTTCGGCCAGCTCTTGTTCGGAAATACCCCATTCCTTGCAGAAGCTGACATGCAGATCCAGTTCCACATCCAGGATGGCCTGCAAACCGTCCTTGGCCTGGCGGAGGTCCGACAGTGTCGGGCTTTTATAGGCGGCCAGCGCAAAGGCACGCGCGAACTGGATCAGGAACAGGTAGTCCTGCTTGAGGTAATGCTGGAACGCTTCGGGCTCCAGCGACGCATCACCCAATTGCTGCACGAAGTCGTGCTGGATGTACGCCTGCCACTCGGACTGGCAGCTTCGTTTCAGATCGTCAAACTGGTAAGGCATGGAGTCTCCCGAAAACACTCTTGGTTCAGTAGCACGAATTGGGGGATGAGTCCGGATTGATTTCGCCGGCGACTTCTTCCGGGTCAATGCCGTGACGGGTCAGCACTTCCCGCACAAAGTTCACCTGAGAGAGAATTCTGTCAGCGTCATCCCCGTATTCAAACCGGTTGATCTCGACCGGCTGGGGCATGAAGGTGAAGGCGGTTTTCAGAGCGGTGAGTGTATCTTCATCGACCATTGGCATACTCCTCATGCGGTTTGAGTGACTCATGAGGAGTATACGCAAGTCTTCCAGTAAAGACCGCTGTCCCTGACCAAGCGGGCTTGCCTTACGGTATGGCCTGTTCAAGCTTTCCTGCGGCTTGATGCCACCAGTGAGCCCAGCACCACAAGTACTGCTGCCAGGGGCAGCCGCCAGTCCGGCGCTGCAATTCCGGCGAGCACCAGGAAAAGGGCCGCCAGCACTGGTACCGCGTAGGCGAGACTGCCCACCAGGGCTGTGGGCCCCTTCCGGAGAGCCAGGTCCCAGGCCACCATGGCCAGCCCGTATGGCCCCAGACCGAGGGCGACGCCTGCGGCGAGAGCCGTTCCTGACGGCACCACGGCGGCAGAGCCGGAAACGGTATCCGCGGCCGCTGCCCCGGCACCGGCGAGAAGGAACAGCCCGGGCATGACAGGAGCTACAGCAACAGGTGTGGCCTGGCAGATCCATGAATACAGCGCCCAGCATCCCCCGGCCACAAGAGCTAGCCCGTAACCCGTCAGATTGCCCGAGAAACCATTATTCAGGGCCTCCGGGCCCAGCAGCAAAGCCGCGCCGGAAAAGGCAATCAGTGCCCCCGCAATAACCGGGAGGGCGATCCGCCGATGAAAGGCCCACTGGCTGATCAGGATGAACATGACCGGCCAGGTATAGGTGATCAATGACGCCTCTGCGGTGGGTGCCATGCCAAGCCCGGCCAGGTAGGCGCCGACCGCCCCCAGAACCAGCAAAGGCACAAGGCCGAAAATCACCAGTTTCCATTGCCAGGACACTTTCACAGATTTACGCGCTTCGCGGCCCCGGAAACTCATGGGCAGCACGGCCAGTGCGCCACTGATCAGGGCGATGGTCGTAAGCTGAAAGGGCGGGATGGAACGCGCTGCATCGACCAGCAAAGGGGCAACAGCCCAAAGAACGACGGCAACCAGAGCCGCGATGATGCTCAGGATGTTGGGCAAACGTATGGGCGCGTTGACAATCCTCATGGGCAGTCCTCCTTTAGCTGGTGTGTTGTGATCTGACAGCGGGAGGATATACTCGCTTGAGATATCACAAAAACAACGTTTAGTGATTAAAAGCATCACAGGAGTTGATGAATTGCGTCCCCGTATTCTGGATCTGAACGTGCTGCAAACACTGGTGGCCATTGCCGACACGGGAACGGTAACCGCGGCGGCTGACCGGCTTGCCTATACCCAGTCAACCGTCAGCATGCAGTTGCATCGCCTGGAAGCCCTGTTGGAGGTGTCCCTTCACGAGCGAGAGGGCCGGAGTATTCGGTTTACCGCGGAGGGCGAGCAACTGATCGGTTACGCCCGGAAGATGCTGGCCCTTAACAACGAGGCACTGGATTCGCTCAGGCAGCGGCAGGTATCGGGGCAGCTGAGCCTGGGTATCCCGGAAGACTATGCGTTTCTGCTGACCTCCGTTCTCTCCCATTTCAGCCAGCTGTTCCCGGCGGTTCAGCTGCAGGTTATCTGCGGATCAAGCGTCAGGCTGCTGGAGCAGGTGCAGGCTGGTGAGCTGGACCTGGCGGTTGTGACCCGTCAGACCCGCTCTCCCGGGGGCGAAGTGATTCGCCGGGAGCCACTGGTGTGGGCGGTTGGCGCCGAGAAACAGCCGTCCCTGACAGATCCCATTCCTCTCGCGCTTTACTCGCCGGGCGCTGATGTGTTCAGAGAGGTGGCAGAACAGGCGCTGTTTTCTGCGGGTCGGCAATGGCGCCTGGCATACTCAAGCCAGTCGATGACAGGATTGATGCCCGTTGTCGTGGCCGGATTGGCGGTGGTGCCCGTAACCCGCGATATGCTCACGCCCCAGCTGCGGGTTCTGGACGAACGAAGCGGTATGCCGGCCCTGCAATCCATTGAGATGGCCCTGCATCGGCCGTCGGGCCGTCCGACTGAACCGGCCCGGCAGATGGCAGAGCTGATCCGGGAACATCTGGCGGGAGATGGCTGATCTGTCTCCGTGTTAGGCTGGCAGTATCGTGTCTAAACGCAATGAACGGGATACCCCATGAAAACGATCAACATCGACATTGTTTCCGACATCGCCTGCCCCTGGTGCGCGATTGGTTATGCCCGTCTGGAACAGGCCATGAAACAGTTGGCGGATGATTACGAATTCGGCCTTCAGTGGCATGCCTTTGAACTCAACCCGGATCACACTGGCGAGGGCGAGCCCATCCTCCCGGCTCTGGCACGCAAGTACGGCCGTAGTGAGGAGGAAATGCGCGCCACCCAGAACCAGATGATGACGATTGCTAGGGATCTCGGACTTAATTTTGAAAAGATGCAGGAGCGTTTCACCTGCAATACCTTCGACGCCCATCGGCTGGTGAAGTGGGCGGCTGAGCAGGGCAAGCAGACGGAAATGAAGCAGGCGCTCTTCGAGGCTTACTTTGGAAAGGCGGAAGACGTTTCAGACCAGGACGTGTTGCTGGCCTGTGTCGAGAGCCTGGGGCTGGACCGCGCGAGGGCAAAGCAGATTCTGGATTCCGATGAATTCGCCAACGTGGTACGCGAGGATGAAGCAACTTATCAACAGGCTGGTGTTTCTTCGGTGCCGGCCTTCATCGTGAACGGCAAATACCTGATCTCCGGCGCCCAGGAACCCGACACCCTGGTTCAGGCATTCGAAGAAATCAGCGCAAAGCCTGAGTGAGCACCTTCGTTGGAGAGAGAATGCCGAAACCATCCGAAGCCCGGCAACGGGCCATTCTGGCACGGCTGGATAAGTTCAGCCGTTTTACCGATAGCAACATCGCTATTCCGTTCACCAATGTACGGATTGGCGCGGAGGCCGTGATTGGCCTGCTGCCCGTGGTCGGGGACGCCGTGGGCCTGGTCCTGGCCGGATACGTACTGGTGGAAGCGCAGCGAGCAGGCGCCACCAAGGCGGTGAAGATGCGCATGTTGCGGAACATGGGCATCGACTTTCTCGGCGGTCTGTTGCCAGTGGTAGGCGATGCCTTCGACGCGGTTTACAAAGCCAACACCCGCAACACCCGTCTGCTTCGTAACTACCTGGAAAAGGAGTTGGCGATTGAACCTCCGCCTCCGCCTTTCCCCTGGCGGACCGTGATTGGTTTATCCGTGCTGTTCGCTGTGGTGACCGGCGGCCTCACGCTTTTATTCTGAGCCGCATGCTGCTCTTAAAGCATCAGGCCGGTTTCCGGATGGGAGGCCTCCCGCCGGACCAACACCTTCCCGTCCCTTACAGACGCCAGCACCGGTCGCTGCCCGAGCAGCACTTCATAGGGCGTGGCCCCCTGAAGAACCACGCATCGTGCTGGCATCCCTTCGTCAATGCCATACTCATCAAGGTCAAGCGCAGCCGCGCCATTCTCGGTGATCAGCTCCAGTGAACGGTCGATCCAGCTCATACCCAGCATATGGCAGGCGTGCAGGCCGACATCAAGGGTCCGGAGCATGTTGCCGTTGCCCATTGGATACCAGGGGTCGCGAATTGAGTCCTGGCCAAAGGCCACCTTCAGTCCGGCATCAAGCAGCTCGGGGACCCGGGTGATGCCACGGCGTTTGGGATAGCTGTCGAATCGGCCCTGCAAATGCAGGCTTTCAGTGGGCATGGAAAGAAAGCGCAGGCCGGACTTTTTCAGCAATCGAAACAGGCGGCTGCAGTAGGCATCGTTATAGGAGCCCATGGCACAGGTATGGCTGGCGGATACCCTGGAACCGTAGTCGAGTCTCAGGGCCTCGGCGGCCAGAACTTCGAGGAACCGGGATTCCGGATCATCAATTTCGTCGCAGTGAACATCCACCAGTCGGTCGTTTTTATGGGCAAGCTCCATCAGCCAGCGAACCGACTCCGCACCGTAATCCCGGGTAAACTCGAAGTGGGGAATGCCACCAACCACATCAGCGCCGAGACGCACGGCTTCTTCCATGAGTTCACGCCCGTTTTTGAAAGACCAGATGCCCTCCTGGGGAAACGCGACGATCTGCAGGTCAATGAAGGCTGCGGTCTGTTCGCGAACCTCAAGCATGGCCTTGAGGGCAGTCAGGTTCGGATCAGTCACATCCACGTGAGTACGCACGTACTGGATGCCATGGGCGGCAAAGAGCTTCAGCGTCTGGCTGGCGCGACTGATCACATCGTCGTGGCTCAGGGTTGTCTTGCGCTCGGACCAGCACTCAATGCCTTCAAACAGGGTGCCGCTCTTGTTCCATCGCGGTTCCCCAGCGGTCATCGCGGCGTCGAGATGGATGTGTGGCTCCACGAAAGGGGCTGTGACCAGATTGCCCCCGGCATCCAGTTCGCCTTCATTGACGGTGGTATTCTCGGCTTGGGCGGTGATACCTGAAAAGCGTCCGTTGC
This region includes:
- a CDS encoding DUF4112 domain-containing protein; the protein is MPKPSEARQRAILARLDKFSRFTDSNIAIPFTNVRIGAEAVIGLLPVVGDAVGLVLAGYVLVEAQRAGATKAVKMRMLRNMGIDFLGGLLPVVGDAFDAVYKANTRNTRLLRNYLEKELAIEPPPPPFPWRTVIGLSVLFAVVTGGLTLLF
- the codA gene encoding cytosine deaminase, whose protein sequence is MTKPLNAIANARLQGRDGLFRLEISNGRFSGITAQAENTTVNEGELDAGGNLVTAPFVEPHIHLDAAMTAGEPRWNKSGTLFEGIECWSERKTTLSHDDVISRASQTLKLFAAHGIQYVRTHVDVTDPNLTALKAMLEVREQTAAFIDLQIVAFPQEGIWSFKNGRELMEEAVRLGADVVGGIPHFEFTRDYGAESVRWLMELAHKNDRLVDVHCDEIDDPESRFLEVLAAEALRLDYGSRVSASHTCAMGSYNDAYCSRLFRLLKKSGLRFLSMPTESLHLQGRFDSYPKRRGITRVPELLDAGLKVAFGQDSIRDPWYPMGNGNMLRTLDVGLHACHMLGMSWIDRSLELITENGAAALDLDEYGIDEGMPARCVVLQGATPYEVLLGQRPVLASVRDGKVLVRREASHPETGLML
- a CDS encoding diguanylate cyclase yields the protein MAFATHQARTVTEILVLNVYRQPALFPLVVGLLYYLGAWVGVHYAALESGIVVLWPPNAVLLAALLSQPRSRWWLFVLVVMAAEVAADISVFSLFHALLFGTINIAECVLAASLIRWFLDRNLDWSEPKDLSLFLITVFFIASPLAALGGASIYFFLLERDTPFLTLWRLWWVGDATGLIILTPFLHMIFSSGLLKQAVNSNWRVRLELVAAWVIGLIVCYLIFMFDLASEDYLALSPLAVVVAPAWVAVRFGPFAGYPLATAVAMFVAFASASGVGPFVGEPQDHSALLTQEFIIIFTVLLLFVAAFVDQNRRKSGELKKALVKVQHLNQELEERVQQRTQELSDANQQLQALALTDELTGIPNRRRMRVLGEEEARRSERSGRPFSVMLMDIDHFKQVNDQHGHAVGDECLKAFVRAISPSLRSIDRFGRWGGEEFMIVVPDSDHVDLLSLSEKVLECTRDIVVDVDNQKVGFTVSIGVAEWHHATFDKLVSEADDALYRAKAKGRDRVEINLRGLRVTE
- a CDS encoding penicillin-binding protein gives rise to the protein MVDEDTLTALKTAFTFMPQPVEINRFEYGDDADRILSQVNFVREVLTRHGIDPEEVAGEINPDSSPNSCY
- a CDS encoding DMT family transporter translates to MRIVNAPIRLPNILSIIAALVAVVLWAVAPLLVDAARSIPPFQLTTIALISGALAVLPMSFRGREARKSVKVSWQWKLVIFGLVPLLVLGAVGAYLAGLGMAPTAEASLITYTWPVMFILISQWAFHRRIALPVIAGALIAFSGAALLLGPEALNNGFSGNLTGYGLALVAGGCWALYSWICQATPVAVAPVMPGLFLLAGAGAAAADTVSGSAAVVPSGTALAAGVALGLGPYGLAMVAWDLALRKGPTALVGSLAYAVPVLAALFLVLAGIAAPDWRLPLAAVLVVLGSLVASSRRKA
- the tenA gene encoding thiaminase II, coding for MPYQFDDLKRSCQSEWQAYIQHDFVQQLGDASLEPEAFQHYLKQDYLFLIQFARAFALAAYKSPTLSDLRQAKDGLQAILDVELDLHVSFCKEWGISEQELAELPEARATLAYTRYVLDTGNRGDLLDLHVALSPCMVGYGEIANWLNSRAETIRGDSNPYDAWIAMYESEEFQEAMQAEIEWLNERLAHVSPARFKELSRIFSDATRLEIDFWEMGLNLST
- a CDS encoding DsbA family oxidoreductase, which codes for MKTINIDIVSDIACPWCAIGYARLEQAMKQLADDYEFGLQWHAFELNPDHTGEGEPILPALARKYGRSEEEMRATQNQMMTIARDLGLNFEKMQERFTCNTFDAHRLVKWAAEQGKQTEMKQALFEAYFGKAEDVSDQDVLLACVESLGLDRARAKQILDSDEFANVVREDEATYQQAGVSSVPAFIVNGKYLISGAQEPDTLVQAFEEISAKPE
- a CDS encoding LysR substrate-binding domain-containing protein; this translates as MRPRILDLNVLQTLVAIADTGTVTAAADRLAYTQSTVSMQLHRLEALLEVSLHEREGRSIRFTAEGEQLIGYARKMLALNNEALDSLRQRQVSGQLSLGIPEDYAFLLTSVLSHFSQLFPAVQLQVICGSSVRLLEQVQAGELDLAVVTRQTRSPGGEVIRREPLVWAVGAEKQPSLTDPIPLALYSPGADVFREVAEQALFSAGRQWRLAYSSQSMTGLMPVVVAGLAVVPVTRDMLTPQLRVLDERSGMPALQSIEMALHRPSGRPTEPARQMAELIREHLAGDG